The Pyxidicoccus sp. MSG2 DNA segment GCAACACGCAGGACATCTCCCTGCGCTACTGGCTGAAGCAGAAGGGACTGGTCACCAACCTCCAGGGCACCGGCGACGTGCAGATTGTCCCGCTGAGCAACCCGGACATCCTCGGCCAGTTCCTGAACGGCGGCATCGAGGGCGCCTGGGTGCCCGAGCCGTGGGGCGCGCGCATGGTGGCCGAGGGCGGAGGCCACATCCTCGTGGACGAGCGCGACTTGTGGCCCGACAAGCGCTTCCCCACCACGGTGATTGTCACGACGCGCAAGGTGCTGGAGACGCAGCGCCCCCGCGTGGCCGCGCTGCTGCGCGCGCACGTGCAGCTCACCGAGCGGTGGAAGGGTGACAAGGCCGGCTTCACCACCGCCGTCAACGCCGCCTTCGGCCGGCTCACCCACAAGCCCATGCCCGCGTCCCTCATCCAGGACGCCTTCTCCCGGTTGGAGCCCAGCCTGGACCCGGTGCCCTCCGCGCTCGCCACCGCCGCGCAGCATGCGAAGGAACTGGGCTTCACCACCGACGCAGACATCAAGGGCC contains these protein-coding regions:
- a CDS encoding ABC transporter substrate-binding protein codes for the protein MRSTRSLLLFALAGLAVLGAGCKRDSAAGNANAPLRLGFFPNITHAQALVGNAEDTFSSQPGVGRLEVKQFNAGPAAMEALVAGSLDVSYVGSGPAINTFLKAGRELRIISGAVNGGAVLVVKSAKSAEELKGKKLATPQLGNTQDISLRYWLKQKGLVTNLQGTGDVQIVPLSNPDILGQFLNGGIEGAWVPEPWGARMVAEGGGHILVDERDLWPDKRFPTTVIVTTRKVLETQRPRVAALLRAHVQLTERWKGDKAGFTTAVNAAFGRLTHKPMPASLIQDAFSRLEPSLDPVPSALATAAQHAKELGFTTDADIKGLVDLSVLDEVRGAAAK